One genomic segment of Coffea arabica cultivar ET-39 chromosome 6e, Coffea Arabica ET-39 HiFi, whole genome shotgun sequence includes these proteins:
- the LOC140009748 gene encoding uncharacterized protein, producing the protein MILAVAIAGAAKESAVNLLEAEALLKSGWWGDSSTAATNISAHCHWPGIICNDAGSVTEILLPNYGIQDELANFSLSSFPNLVRLDLSGNELYGAIPRQIGALSKLTHLNLSSNALRGELPSSLVNLTQLDVSSNRIESLIPPGIGNLTNLITLNLSYNLFFGPIPPILGHLSKLVSLDLSGNELSGAIPHQIGALSKLAYLNLSSNALRGELPSSLVNLTQLAQLDVSWNLIDSLNPLEIGNSTNLVTLDLSYNSFGGPILPTLGQLSNLRSLDLSNNLFSGTIPSALFNLTNLSWLHIQCNPKIGGFLPEEIGNLKRLLELDLSYGAFSGSIPPSLGQLSNLRSLDLSTNHFSGTIPSALFNLTNLFRLDIHWNPAMRGFLSEEIGNLKSLVELDLSYGAFSGSIPPSLGQLSNLRSLDLSTNHFSGTIPSALFNLTNLFRLDIHSNPAMRGFLSEEIRNLKSLGELDFSGLNLSGALPSALCDLTKLVSLSGAENQIYGSIPSDIGNLKYLEYLHLGSNQLTGQIPPTLGNLPFLQILDLSSNQLTGPIPTQFGDNIKSKWHLSTLDLSHNILSGTVPWSILQLGDVDLSYNALEGELPCKLVIQFGSDRFVGNPHLRHDSTLCGASPSPSVMGNHTPSIVGNHRHRTLYYIIGLGIPLLVFAITGGLVIYIFCFRKVEVELMDNKHGDIFRIWNYDGNMAYEDIIKATNDFDVSYCIGTGGYGSVYRVRLPSGKVVALKKLHRLEGENPNFDKSFRNEADMLSKIRHRNIVKLFGFCLHKRCMFMIYEYMDRGSLFCILRDETEAVELGWVKRVNLIKGIASALSYLHYDCDPPIIHRDVSSNNILLNSHLEATLSDFGTARILELDSSNQTVIAGTFGYMAPELAYTMVVTEKSDVYSFGVVVLETLFGEHPREFLSCISSQPNEPIMLKDLLDARLPPPTNPLVVRNVVLATALALDCINANPKCRPTMQQVVNRFEEGRREPTRPLHTIAVNQLVSPPVLSLRDQTCADGTSSLSTINEFHVDVSATLPSSNFSIHAST; encoded by the exons ATGATACTGGCAGTAGCAATAGCAGGAGCAGCAAAGGAGTCTGCTGTGAATTTATTAGAGGCTGAGGCACTGCTCAAGAGTGGCTGGTGGGGAGACAGCAGTACTGCTGCAACAAACATCTCTGCCCACTGCCACTGGCCTGGTATCATTTGCAACGATGCTGGTAGTGTTACCGAAATACTACTTCCGAACTACGGAATTCAAGATGAGTTGGCAAATTTCAGCCTCTCTTCTTTTCCGAACCTGGTTAGACTAGATCTCAGTGGAAATGAACTTTACGGAGCCATCCCACGTCAAATTGGTGCACTCTCCAAACTCACCCATCTCAATTTATCTTCCAACGCTCTTCGAGGTGAGCTTCCGTCTTCTCTAGTAAACCTTACACAACTCGATGTTTCTTCGAACCGGATTGAAAGCTTAATTCCTCCGGGGATTGGAAACTTGACAAATTTGATTACTCTAAATTTGAGCTACAATTTGTTTTTTGGTCCAATCCCTCCAATTCTTGGCCACTTGTCCAAATTAGTCTCCCTCGATCTCAGTGGAAATGAACTTTCCGGAGCCATCCCACATCAAATAGGTGCACTCTCCAAACTCGCCTATCTCAATTTGTCTTCCAATGCTCTTCGAGGTGAGCTTCCGTCTTCTCTAGTAAACCTTACACAACTAGCACAACTCGATGTTTCTTGGAATTTGATTGACAGCTTAAATCCTTTAGAAATCGGAAACTCGACAAATTTGGTTACTCTAGATTTGAGTTACAATTCTTTTGGGGGTCCCATCCTTCCCACACTTGGCCAATTGTCTAATCTACGTTCCCTTGACCTCAGCAATAACCTCTTCAGTGGAACAATTCCTTCAGCTCTTTTTAATTTGACAAATCTTTCCTGGTTACATATTCAATGCAATCCCAAAATTGGAGGATTTCTCCCAGAAGAAATAGGAAATTTGAAGAGATTACTTGAATTAGACTTGAGTTACGGTGCATTTTCTGGCAGCATCCCTCCAAGTCTTGGCCAGCTGTCCAATCTACGGTCCCTTGACCTCAGCACTAACCACTTCAGTGGAACAATTCCTTCAGCTCTTTTTAATTTGACAAATCTTTTCCGACTAGACATTCACTGGAATCCTGCAATGAGAGGATTTCTCTCAGAAGAAATAGGAAATTTGAAGAGTTTAGTTGAATTAGACTTGAGTTACGGTGCATTTTCTGGTAGCATCCCTCCAAGTCTTGGCCAGCTGTCCAATCTACGCTCCCTTGACCTCAGCACTAACCACTTCAGCGGGACAATTCCTTCAGCTCTTTTTAATTTAACAAATCTTTTCCGACTAGACATTCACTCGAATCCCGCAATGAGAGGATTTCTCTCAGaagaaataagaaatttgaaaagtttaggTGAATTAGACTTCAGTGGCCTTAATCTTTCAGGTGCCCTTCCTTCAGCTCTTTGCGACCTAACCAAACTAGTATCTCTTTCAGGTGCTGAGAACCAAATTTATGGTTCCATTCCCTCTGACATAGgaaatttgaaatatttggaATATCTCCATCTTGGGTCCAACCAGCTGACTGGTCAAATCCCTCCGACCCTTGGCAATCTGCCTTTTCTACAAATTCTAGATCTTTCCTCAAACCAACTTACAGGCCCAATTCCTACCCAATTTGGGGATAATATTAAATCCAAATGGCACCTTTCGACTTTGGATCTTTCCCACAATATTCTCTCTGGCACTGTCCCCTGGTCTATTCTGCAACTGGGGGACGTCGACCTGTCCTATAATGCTTTGGAAGGTGAACTTCCGTGCAAGCTTGTCATTCAGTTTGGTTCAGATAGATTTGTCGGCAATCCACACTTGCGTCACGATTCCACTCTTTGTGGTGCATCTCCTTCTCCTTCTGTTATGGGAAATCACACTCCTTCTATTGTGGGAAATCATAGACATCGCACCCTATACTACATCATAGGTCTTGGCATACCCTTGTTGGTGTTCGCAATAACTGGCGGATTAGTAATTTATATCTTCTGCTTCAGGAAAGTGGAAGTTGAGCTGATGGACAATAAACACGGAGACATTTTCAGAATATGGAACTATGATGGAAATATGGCTTACGAAGACATAATTAAAGCAACCAATGATTTTGACGTCAGTTATTGCATCGGGACAGGGGGTTATGGCAGCGTGTACCGGGTGCGGTTGCCAAGTGGGAAAGTAGTGGCTTTGAAAAAGCTTCACCGTCTGGAAGGCGAGAATCCAAATTTTGACAAGAGCTTTAGGAATGAAGCCGACATGCTTTCTAAAATCAGGCACAGGAACATTGTAAAGCTCTTCGGATTCTGTCTGCATAAGCGATGCATGTTTATGATTTACGAGTATATGGACAGAGGAAGCTTGTTTTGTATCTTGAGAGATGAAACTGAAGCTGTGGAGCTGGGTTGGGTTAAAAGAGTGAATTTGATCAAGGGCATTGCCAGTGCATTGTCCTACTTGCATTACGATTGTGATCCGCCAATCATTCACAGGGATGTATCAAGCAACAACATTCTTTTGAATTCACATCTCGAAGCAACTCTTTCTGACTTTGGCACCGCGAGGATTTTGGAACTTGACTCATCAAATCAAACAGTCATTGCAGGCACCTTTGGCTACATGGCACCAG AGCTAGCCTATACCATGGTGGTCACTGAAAAGTCAGATGTGTATAGCTTTGGCGTTGTGGTGCTAGAAACACTGTTTGGAGAGCATCCGCGAGAATTCCTTTCTTGCATATCATCACAACCCAATGAACCAATAATGCTGAAGGATCTTCTAGATGCCCGTCTGCCCCCTCCGACTAATCCTTTGGTCGTTCGTAATGTGGTTCTCGCGACAGCGTTAGCCCTGGATTGCATCAACGCAAACCCGAAATGTCGACCAACAATGCAGCAAGTGGTGAACCGATTTGAAGAGGGCAGGCGAGAACCAACTAGGCCTTTGCACACCATTGCTGTGAATCAGCTTGTTAGTCCACCAGTACTTTCACTGCGTGACCAAACCTGCGCAGATGGGACGAGTAGCTTAAGCACCATAAATGAATTCCATGTGGATGTCTCTGCGACTCTGCCATCATCCAATTTTTCTATCCATGCTTCTACCTAA